Genomic window (Sediminispirochaeta smaragdinae DSM 11293):
TGACCTACCTGTATAACTTCGGATTCAAACGTTTTGCCTTCGGATACGGAAGCGCTGTGGCAATTGTTATCTTCCTGATTTGCCTGGTGTTTAACCTCTTTTATCAAAAATACATCGTGGGAGAGTCGAAGTAAATGAGCAGCAAGAGTTTATCTTTAACAACGCCGCACATGCGATCACGGCATCGATTATCCGGAAAAAATCATTCGACCATGAAATTCCTGCTTGGATTTTTCATCGCCTTGATCATGTTCTTTCCCATGTATGCCGTCATCATCTGCAGTGTTAAAACAAACGGACAGGTGTTGTCCGATCCTTTCGGCATTCCGCATCCCTTTGATCTTACGGCCTTCGGCCTTGTCCTTGGAAAGTCGGGAGAGTTTTGGGGCTTTCTTTACAACTCGATTGTCATAGCGGTTTCGACAATCGTTATTGTTGACCTTTTTGCCATGGCCGCCGGTATTGCACTCTCGCGGATACGCTTCAAGGGACGGCCCCTGATTTACAATTTTTTCATCATGGGAATGTTGTTTCCCATAACGGTTGCTGTCCTCCCGCTCTATCTTCAGCTGAGAGATTTGGGGCTGCTTGGCACTCAGGGGGGAGTAATACTGGCCGAAGCGGCCTTCGGACTCCCCATGGCCATCTTTTTATTTACCGGCTTTTTTAAGGATATTCCCCAGGAATTACAAGATGCCTGCCAGATGGACGGCGGCGGCATGTTTACCTTTTTTTTCAAGATTGTCATTCCGATATCCAGACCTGTGGTCGCCACCGTTTCGATCATTACATTTATCCAGAGTTGGAACCAATTTCTCTTTCCTCTTCTTGTTCTGGATGATTCGAGTAAGTTTACGATTCCCTTGGGAATCATGCAATTTCAGGGACAGTTTACCACCGGGTGGAACCAGGTTATGGCGTTCATCACCATTTCGATTATCCCGATGGCTGCCTTCTACTTTTCGGCTCAGCGCTATATTGTTGCCGGCCTGACGGCCGGAGCCGTAAAAGGTTAACGTTTAGGAGTACTACCTTGCAGGATTATCATGATCAGGCTTTGACATTATGTAAAAAGATGACGATTCATGAGAAGCTGGCCCAGATGTATTCGGTCTGGTTTAACATCAGGCCGGACGGAAGTCTTTGGTTGAAGGATCACACGGGTATGATCGTGACCGAATCCCCTGTTCGTTTTGAAGAGCTGCTGAAAGATGGCGTAGGGGAAATAACCCGGCCGCTGGGAAGCCAGCCGATTGATGCCCGCACCGCCGTGAAGGCGCTCAATTCGATACAGGAGTTTCTCGTTAAAGGGACGCGTCTCGGTATCCCGGCACTTGCGCACGAGGAGTGTCTTGCGGGGCTCATGGCAAAGGGGGCAACTTTGTTCCCGTCGGGTATCAGTCTTGGGGCCCTATGGGATGAAGGATTGGTGGAAAAAATCGCAAGGGCCATTGGCGATGAGCTCTACTCGGTAGGGAGCAGGCAGGGCTTAGCTCCGGTGCTCGATGTCAGCAGGGATGCCCGTTGGGGCCGGACCGAAGAGTCCATGGGAGAAGACCCTTATCTTGTCGGTACCCTTGCCACTGCATATGTACGGGGCTTCCAGGGAAATGACGGAAGACTTCTTGCAACATTGAAACATTATGTTGGTCATTCCTTTTCCGAGGGGGCGAGGAATCATGCACCGGTGAGAATGGGAGAAGACGAGTTGAGTGATGTTATGCTGCTTCCCTTTGAGATGGCGGTAAAACTGGCACATGCGGCCTCCGTCATGCCGGCATATCACGATATCGACGGCATTCCCATGCACGCCTCTCTCACCTATCTGCGGGATATCCTTCGCGAAAAGTGGGGCTTCGACGGGATTATCGTTTCTGATTATTCGGGTATCGGACAGCTTTGCCACGATCATCGGGTCGCCGAGGATCTCGCCTCTGCCGCTTGTCTTGCAATAGAGGCTGGAGTCGATGTCGAATTACCCGGGCACGAATGTTATAAAAGCGGGGCCCTTGCTGCGATCGAACGGGGGGATCTTCCCGTCGCCCTTGTCGACGGGTGTGTGACGAGGGTGCTTGAGCAAAAAATCAGAATAGGACTCTTTGAGCATCCCTACGCCGACGTCGATGCGATCTCCCTGCGGAGTGATGAACATCTCGCTCTTGCCTACGAGGCTGCGGTTAAATCGATGGTGCTTCTCAAGAATGACGGAATACTCCCCCTCACCACGGGAAAGAAGATCGCCTTGATAGGTCCCCTTGCCGATGATCCGCTCTGTTTTTTCGGCGGCTATTCCTTCCCCGTACACCATATTCTCAGCTCCCTGGAAGATCGGGATGAGGGGGCTATGACACTGAAGGAGGTTTTTGAATCAGTTCCTGGAGCACTCTTTTCTTATGCAAAGGGCTGCGACATTCTTTCTCAGCGGCCGAAGGATGCTCCGGTATTTCCCGGTGATGTTCACCTCGACGGTAGTGCCCAGCACTCCTATGTCAGCCACGATAAATCGGGATTCCCTTCGGCCATAGAGGTTGCTCGCTCTGCCGATGTTGTTGTCCTTGCCCTCGGCGATCTTGCCGGACTCTTTCTGGCGGGGACCGTCGGTGAGGGGTCGGATGCCAGTTCCCTCGTATTGCCCGGGGTTCAGCAGGAACTTCTTGAGGAGCTACTCGGTCTGGGGAAACCGGTGGTGCTCGTTTTGCTGAGTGGAAGACCTTATAGCCTGAAGATTGCGGCCGAGCGATGCAGTGCCATCCTTCAGGCGTGGCTTCCCGGGCAGAAGGGGGGGCAGGCAGTCGTCGATATCCTGTACGGCAGGCAGAACCCATCCGGCAGACTCCCCGTTTCCATTCCCAAAGCAGCAGGGGCGATGCCCTTCTTCTACAACCATAAAATCAAATCGGCAGGTACCCCCATTCAGCTCGATTTCGGAGCCACCTATCCCTTCGGCCACGGACTGAACTACACCAGCTTTTCCTTCGATGCGTTCCGGCTTGATGATAAAAGGGTGGCCATCGAGGGGGAAATTACCGGAAGCTTTATCGTGAGAAACAGCGGTGAGCGGGATGGGGAAGAGGTGATTCAGATATATGTCCGCGACCTGTATGCATCCCGGGTGCGTCCCGTAGAGGAGCTTAAGGGGTTTAAACGGGTACACCTCGCAAAAGGGGAGTCGGCGCTTGTTCGCTTTACCGTTCCTGTCGATATGCTGAACTTCACCAAGGGGAATTTCGTCAGGGTTGTCGAGGCGGGAGCCTTTGAGATCTCCATTGGAAGATCTTCCAAGGATATTCTCTTTACCGATACCGTTCAGGTGACAGGCGAGGACCGGATTCTTCCTGAGCAGTGGAATATGCAATCGTCGATCACGCTATCCCCTTGCGCCTTTTAATTGTTTGTCCGACTATTGTGGAGTGCTTGTACGCCGAAGGTCGAAGAGAGACGTGAATAAGAATATTGGTGTTTTCACCGCTGAGTTGAATGATGCCTACCAGTCGGCCGTCTGGAAGGGCATCGTTTCTCAGGCCCAGACCCGTGAACTGGGTCTGGTCTGCTTCCTTGGTTCCAGGGTCAAGTCGCCCATCGCAACGGAACAATGTTCGAATATTGCATATTCCCTTGCGGATAAGGAGAATATCGACGGCTTAATCATCATTTCATCGGCGATTTCCACCTATCTCGATTTTCAGGCGGTTACGGAGCTTTTCCGCATACGAAGCGACCTTCCGCAGGTCTCTGTTGGCTTGGGAATACCCGGGATTCCAAGCATTATCGTGGACGGCAGAATCGGTATGGTCTCTGTCATACGACATCTGATAGAAGTTCATGCCAAGCGTTCCTTTGCCCTTATCTCGGGACCTTCCGGGCATCTTGAAGCAGATGCCCGGAAGAAGGCCTTTTTCGATACCCTGGCCGATTATGATATCACCTTCGACCGGCGGCTCATGGTCGAAGGAAGTTTTGAGCAGCGGTCCGGAAGCAGGGGGGTAAGAGCCCTGCTTGCCGAAGGTATCCCCTTTGATGCGCTGGTTTGTCTGAATGATAAAATGGCCTTGGGAGCATTGGACGAGCTGTCGAGGCATGGTATTTCCGTCCCTGATGATGTGGCCCTGGTAGGATTCGACGGCATCGAGGAAGCCCTTTTTTGCCAGCCCCCGCTGACGACGGTTCGTCAGCCCTTATTTGAACTTGGTGCGGCCGCAGTAGAAGAGGTGTGTGCACTCATCCAGGGAGGCAAGGGGCAGAATCGCTATCTTAACAGCAGTGTTAGGGTCGGTGAATCCTGTGGCTGTCGCCATAGCTGGATTCCCGAGGCTGCAGCGATGGACTCCTTCTCGAAAGATCTGGATGAACCGGACCGTGATACCATGGCCCTGCTGCGTTCTCTCATCTTTGAAGAAAATGCACCGGCATTTCTGGAGTTCCTGGAAAGGGAAGCGACGTCCGATACCTACAGCGGGCGGGACCTGCGGCGACTTCATACTCTCTTGTATGCCGTACAGGAAGAGCTCCTGTCGGACGATGAATCCGGAGATCGGTCTATCCTGCGTCGACGGCTGCGGCTTATATCGACGGGCCTGAGCCGCCTTGCGGAGCTGACAACGAGGATTCTCTCTTCCCGGAGACTTAAGGAGATGGAACGTAATTTCCTCGCACGCTCGATCGGTGCCGCCCTTGCCGAGGCCTTTGAGATGGACAGTATTGTCAAAACCCTCTCAAAAGGCTTGGTGAGCCTTGGTTTTTCCGAAGCCTATCTTGTCATCTTTCTTGATTCCCGGGATGGCAAGGAGCTCTCAAGGGTCTTTCCCCTGCCCCTTGAAGGGGATGACCCGACGGCGAAGGGCTATGTTTTCAAG
Coding sequences:
- a CDS encoding carbohydrate ABC transporter permease yields the protein MSSKSLSLTTPHMRSRHRLSGKNHSTMKFLLGFFIALIMFFPMYAVIICSVKTNGQVLSDPFGIPHPFDLTAFGLVLGKSGEFWGFLYNSIVIAVSTIVIVDLFAMAAGIALSRIRFKGRPLIYNFFIMGMLFPITVAVLPLYLQLRDLGLLGTQGGVILAEAAFGLPMAIFLFTGFFKDIPQELQDACQMDGGGMFTFFFKIVIPISRPVVATVSIITFIQSWNQFLFPLLVLDDSSKFTIPLGIMQFQGQFTTGWNQVMAFITISIIPMAAFYFSAQRYIVAGLTAGAVKG
- a CDS encoding substrate-binding domain-containing protein, whose amino-acid sequence is MNKNIGVFTAELNDAYQSAVWKGIVSQAQTRELGLVCFLGSRVKSPIATEQCSNIAYSLADKENIDGLIIISSAISTYLDFQAVTELFRIRSDLPQVSVGLGIPGIPSIIVDGRIGMVSVIRHLIEVHAKRSFALISGPSGHLEADARKKAFFDTLADYDITFDRRLMVEGSFEQRSGSRGVRALLAEGIPFDALVCLNDKMALGALDELSRHGISVPDDVALVGFDGIEEALFCQPPLTTVRQPLFELGAAAVEEVCALIQGGKGQNRYLNSSVRVGESCGCRHSWIPEAAAMDSFSKDLDEPDRDTMALLRSLIFEENAPAFLEFLEREATSDTYSGRDLRRLHTLLYAVQEELLSDDESGDRSILRRRLRLISTGLSRLAELTTRILSSRRLKEMERNFLARSIGAALAEAFEMDSIVKTLSKGLVSLGFSEAYLVIFLDSRDGKELSRVFPLPLEGDDPTAKGYVFKTTSLLPDQIDFDWKRKQWVLKPLVYQHEPLGYILLPVAVDDPALYDLLSKQISSTVKGARLLEQVRTHEKSLEEEVSRRTAELTKTNECLQTEVDKRIRLEQEVIDISNNTMNRIGQDLHDDLCQHLAGISMITEALKNSLDPGSHPYEVCTQINDLISNSVDRAKGIARGLVPVGLKENGFIAAVDTLLAALGKGNTIDMRLERSPDFFLKNDDRALQLYRIVQEALSNSIKHANCSHIVVKLHTQQKGNGRLIEIIDDGTGFSDKGEGDGMGLKIMRYRAEKAQVHLLIRNMEPGTTISCLIPQG
- a CDS encoding glycoside hydrolase family 3 N-terminal domain-containing protein, translating into MQDYHDQALTLCKKMTIHEKLAQMYSVWFNIRPDGSLWLKDHTGMIVTESPVRFEELLKDGVGEITRPLGSQPIDARTAVKALNSIQEFLVKGTRLGIPALAHEECLAGLMAKGATLFPSGISLGALWDEGLVEKIARAIGDELYSVGSRQGLAPVLDVSRDARWGRTEESMGEDPYLVGTLATAYVRGFQGNDGRLLATLKHYVGHSFSEGARNHAPVRMGEDELSDVMLLPFEMAVKLAHAASVMPAYHDIDGIPMHASLTYLRDILREKWGFDGIIVSDYSGIGQLCHDHRVAEDLASAACLAIEAGVDVELPGHECYKSGALAAIERGDLPVALVDGCVTRVLEQKIRIGLFEHPYADVDAISLRSDEHLALAYEAAVKSMVLLKNDGILPLTTGKKIALIGPLADDPLCFFGGYSFPVHHILSSLEDRDEGAMTLKEVFESVPGALFSYAKGCDILSQRPKDAPVFPGDVHLDGSAQHSYVSHDKSGFPSAIEVARSADVVVLALGDLAGLFLAGTVGEGSDASSLVLPGVQQELLEELLGLGKPVVLVLLSGRPYSLKIAAERCSAILQAWLPGQKGGQAVVDILYGRQNPSGRLPVSIPKAAGAMPFFYNHKIKSAGTPIQLDFGATYPFGHGLNYTSFSFDAFRLDDKRVAIEGEITGSFIVRNSGERDGEEVIQIYVRDLYASRVRPVEELKGFKRVHLAKGESALVRFTVPVDMLNFTKGNFVRVVEAGAFEISIGRSSKDILFTDTVQVTGEDRILPEQWNMQSSITLSPCAF